One stretch of Amycolatopsis tolypomycina DNA includes these proteins:
- the obgE gene encoding GTPase ObgE, translating to MASRFVDRAVIHLTAGDGGNGCASVHREKFKPLGGPDGGNGGNGGDVLLVVDPNVHTLLDFHFRPHAKAGNGKMGQGSNRAGAAGETLVMKVPSGTVVFTEDGEMVADLIGPGTTFVAAQGGRGGLGNAALASKARKAPGFALLGEPGEARSLTLELRSVADVGLLGFPSAGKSSLISVLSAAKPKIADYPFTTLVPNLGVITGGDTVFTMADVPGLIPGASEGKGLGLDFLRHIERCAVLVHVVDCATLEPGRDPVSDVDALEEELAKYTPSLGGKLEERPRVVVLNKIDVPEAAELAEFVRPDFEARGLQVFEVSTASRKGLRELTFALAAIVEKYREAQPVLEPEKIVLRPLAVDDSGFTVEVDPEEEGAFIIRGARPERWIRQTDFGNDEAVGYLADRLNRLGVEDELAKLGAKPGSPVTIGDVQFEWEPSTPSVAVHLSGRGTDVRLERTDRIGATERKEARRIRREGTGEFEDDLDVEE from the coding sequence ATGGCGTCCCGGTTCGTGGACCGCGCGGTCATCCACCTGACCGCCGGTGACGGGGGCAACGGCTGTGCCTCGGTGCACCGCGAGAAGTTCAAGCCCCTCGGCGGCCCCGACGGCGGCAACGGCGGCAACGGCGGCGACGTCCTGCTGGTCGTCGACCCGAACGTCCACACCCTGCTCGACTTCCACTTCCGCCCGCACGCCAAGGCCGGCAACGGCAAGATGGGCCAGGGCAGCAACCGCGCGGGCGCGGCGGGGGAGACCCTGGTCATGAAGGTGCCGTCCGGCACCGTCGTGTTCACCGAAGACGGCGAGATGGTCGCCGACCTGATCGGCCCGGGCACCACGTTCGTCGCCGCCCAGGGCGGCCGCGGCGGCCTGGGCAACGCGGCGCTGGCGTCGAAGGCCCGCAAGGCCCCCGGGTTCGCGCTGCTGGGCGAGCCGGGTGAGGCCCGGAGCCTGACGCTGGAGCTGCGCTCGGTCGCCGACGTCGGCCTGCTGGGCTTCCCGTCCGCAGGCAAGTCGTCGCTGATCTCGGTGCTGTCCGCGGCCAAGCCGAAGATCGCCGACTACCCGTTCACCACGCTGGTGCCGAACCTCGGCGTCATCACCGGCGGCGACACGGTGTTCACGATGGCCGACGTGCCCGGCCTCATCCCCGGCGCGTCCGAGGGCAAGGGCCTGGGCCTCGACTTCCTCCGCCACATCGAGCGCTGCGCGGTGCTGGTCCACGTCGTCGACTGCGCGACGCTGGAGCCCGGCCGCGACCCGGTGTCCGATGTGGACGCTCTGGAGGAGGAGCTCGCGAAGTACACGCCGAGCCTCGGCGGGAAGCTCGAAGAACGGCCGCGCGTCGTCGTCCTCAACAAGATCGACGTCCCGGAGGCGGCCGAGCTCGCCGAGTTCGTCCGTCCCGACTTCGAGGCTCGCGGCCTGCAGGTCTTCGAGGTCTCGACGGCGTCGCGCAAGGGCCTGCGGGAGCTGACGTTCGCGCTGGCCGCGATCGTCGAGAAGTACCGCGAGGCGCAGCCGGTGCTGGAGCCGGAGAAGATCGTCCTGCGGCCGCTCGCCGTCGACGACTCCGGCTTCACCGTCGAGGTCGACCCGGAGGAAGAGGGTGCGTTCATCATCCGCGGCGCGCGCCCGGAGCGGTGGATCCGCCAGACCGACTTCGGCAACGACGAGGCCGTCGGCTACCTCGCCGACCGGCTCAACCGCCTCGGCGTCGAGGACGAGCTGGCGAAACTCGGCGCGAAGCCCGGCAGCCCGGTCACGATCGGCGACGTCCAGTTCGAGTGGGAGCCGTCGACACCGTCGGTGGCGGTCCACCTGTCCGGGCGTGGCACCGACGTCCGGCTGGAGCGCACCGACCGGATCGGCGCCACCGAGCGCAAGGAAGCCCGCCGGATCCGGCGCGAAGGCACGGGCGAGTTCGAGGACGACCTGGACGTCGAGGAGTGA
- the rpmA gene encoding 50S ribosomal protein L27, with product MAHKKGASSSRNGRDSNAQRLGVKRFGGQEVNAGEILIRQRGTKFHPGVNVGRGGDDTLFALAAGAVQFGEKRGRKTVNIVPSEA from the coding sequence ATGGCTCACAAGAAGGGTGCGTCCAGCTCCCGCAACGGTCGTGACTCGAACGCGCAGCGCCTCGGCGTCAAGCGCTTCGGCGGCCAGGAAGTCAACGCCGGCGAGATCCTGATCCGCCAGCGCGGCACCAAGTTCCACCCCGGCGTGAACGTCGGCCGTGGCGGCGACGACACGCTGTTCGCCCTGGCCGCCGGCGCGGTCCAGTTCGGCGAGAAGCGTGGCCGCAAGACGGTCAACATCGTGCCGTCGGAAGCCTGA
- the rplU gene encoding 50S ribosomal protein L21 yields MSAYAIVKTGGKQYKVAVGDVVEVEKLEGKPGTEHILPAVLYVDGGEVTTDADALAKVSVTGKVVEQTKGPKIRIHKFKNKTGYHKRQGHRQKLTRVEVTAISL; encoded by the coding sequence GTGTCGGCGTACGCGATCGTCAAGACCGGCGGCAAGCAGTACAAGGTGGCCGTCGGCGACGTGGTCGAGGTCGAGAAGCTCGAGGGCAAGCCGGGCACCGAGCACATCCTCCCCGCCGTTCTGTACGTCGACGGTGGCGAGGTCACCACGGACGCCGACGCGTTGGCGAAGGTCTCGGTCACCGGCAAGGTCGTCGAGCAGACCAAGGGTCCGAAGATCCGGATCCACAAGTTCAAGAACAAGACGGGCTACCACAAGCGCCAGGGTCACCGGCAGAAGCTGACCCGCGTCGAGGTCACCGCCATCTCCCTGTAA
- a CDS encoding translation initiation factor IF-2 N-terminal domain-containing protein — translation MSNAETPAEHTGGNPATPTSGPLADLPARIRVHALAKLLESHSRDVLAKLAELGESVRSAQSSVTRDVALKVAEAFAPGETEDTTTEPETPAAQAPVETRPPVPEVPVAAAPVAEAPVVEDEKPRPRQKTRAHLPVFAAPSPVFLPPEPAERAAKPVRKPADPFAEPPSRPEPEVAEEEAEDTTPDTGADEDGEDGGSRRRRRRGRRGRGRGKGAEGGDETAETEDDQAEEQQPRRRGRNGDDKAGEKPEADTEEAEDAADSAESSSEPESDADAEEGEGGSRRRRRRRRRKGSDGDEAESTDDPPNTVTHVRQAKAEQPERPARDEVRSVRGSTRLEAKRQRRRDGREAGRRRAPILSEAEFLARRESVERTMVVAEHGDSTQIAVLEDGVLVEHFVTQSGSGSIVGNVYLGRVQNVLPSMEAAFIDIGRGRNAVLYAGEVDWDAAGLEGKARKIEQALSTGDSVLVQVTKDPVGHKGARLTTQISLPGRFLVYVPAGGATGISRKLPENERRRLKDILKRIVPEDAGVIIRTASEGIGEEELGRDVDRLKAQWDVIKEKAAAGSGKKGGAPTMLYEEPDLLVKVVRDLFTEDFTKLEIQGNRSWETINGYVSHVAPELTERLKRYTGTGSAFADHRIDEQITKALDRKVWLPSGGYLVIDRTEAMTVIDVNTGKFTGSGGNLEETVTRNNLESAEEIVRQLRLRDIGGIIVIDFIDMVLESNRELVLRRLTECLGRDRTRHQVAEVTSLGLVQMTRKKIGTGLLEAFSTPCEHCKGRGVVVSTEPQRTSGAGQNHGGNGGGNGGGGTSGGAEKSSRRSRGRGKGEEAAKEQAEAAKSEVHAVPPPEKRESIASAVAAMANASKAAKEHDHGALNGNGPAREVADVPATTEADETPVTAEPPAEPAVEVAGAPVTTEADEVPVPQDEELEVERSAAPEPAEEPVTAALSPEAVSPAAASSEAAEPVAEPEVSVPEPAVRSARRRPRRAASRPAGPPVHASDQSK, via the coding sequence ATGTCGAACGCGGAAACACCCGCCGAGCACACCGGCGGGAATCCCGCCACACCCACGAGCGGCCCGCTGGCCGACCTGCCCGCCCGGATCCGGGTGCACGCGCTGGCCAAGCTGCTCGAGTCGCACAGCCGGGACGTCCTCGCGAAGCTCGCCGAGCTGGGCGAAAGCGTGCGCAGCGCGCAGTCGAGCGTCACCAGGGACGTGGCGCTGAAGGTGGCCGAGGCCTTCGCGCCCGGTGAGACCGAAGACACGACGACCGAGCCGGAGACCCCGGCGGCCCAGGCGCCGGTGGAGACCCGGCCGCCGGTGCCCGAGGTGCCGGTCGCCGCGGCCCCGGTCGCCGAGGCCCCGGTCGTCGAGGACGAGAAGCCGCGGCCGCGCCAGAAGACCCGCGCGCACCTGCCGGTGTTCGCCGCGCCGTCGCCGGTCTTCCTGCCGCCGGAGCCCGCCGAGCGGGCGGCCAAGCCGGTCCGCAAGCCCGCCGACCCGTTCGCGGAGCCGCCGTCGCGCCCCGAGCCCGAGGTCGCCGAGGAAGAGGCCGAAGACACCACACCGGACACCGGCGCCGACGAAGACGGCGAGGACGGTGGCAGCCGCCGTCGGCGCCGCCGTGGCCGTCGCGGCCGTGGCCGGGGCAAGGGCGCCGAGGGCGGCGACGAGACCGCCGAAACCGAGGACGACCAGGCCGAGGAGCAGCAGCCGCGCCGCCGTGGCCGCAACGGTGACGACAAGGCCGGCGAAAAGCCCGAAGCGGACACCGAAGAGGCCGAGGACGCCGCCGACTCGGCTGAGTCGTCTTCGGAGCCCGAGAGCGACGCCGACGCCGAAGAGGGCGAAGGCGGCAGCCGTCGTCGCCGCCGCCGTCGTCGCCGCAAGGGCTCGGACGGCGACGAGGCCGAGAGCACCGACGACCCGCCCAACACCGTCACGCACGTCCGCCAGGCGAAGGCCGAGCAGCCCGAGCGCCCGGCGCGCGACGAGGTGCGCAGCGTCCGCGGGTCGACCCGGCTGGAGGCCAAGCGCCAGCGCCGCCGCGACGGCCGCGAGGCGGGCCGCCGCCGCGCCCCGATCCTGTCCGAGGCCGAGTTCCTGGCCCGGCGCGAGTCGGTCGAGCGCACGATGGTCGTCGCCGAACACGGCGACTCCACCCAGATCGCGGTGCTCGAGGACGGCGTCCTCGTCGAGCACTTCGTCACGCAGTCGGGCTCCGGCTCGATCGTCGGCAACGTCTACCTCGGCCGCGTCCAGAACGTGCTGCCGAGCATGGAGGCCGCGTTTATCGACATCGGCCGCGGCCGCAACGCCGTGCTGTACGCCGGCGAGGTCGACTGGGACGCCGCCGGCCTGGAGGGCAAGGCCCGCAAGATCGAGCAGGCGCTGTCCACCGGCGACTCCGTGCTGGTCCAGGTCACCAAGGACCCGGTCGGGCACAAGGGCGCCCGGCTCACCACGCAGATCTCGCTGCCCGGCCGCTTCCTGGTGTACGTCCCCGCGGGCGGCGCCACCGGCATCTCCCGCAAGCTGCCGGAAAACGAGCGCCGCCGGCTCAAGGACATCCTCAAGCGGATCGTCCCCGAGGACGCGGGTGTGATCATCCGCACCGCCTCCGAGGGCATCGGCGAGGAGGAGCTGGGCCGCGACGTCGACCGCCTGAAGGCGCAGTGGGACGTCATCAAGGAGAAGGCCGCCGCCGGTTCCGGCAAGAAGGGCGGCGCGCCGACCATGCTCTACGAAGAGCCCGACCTGCTGGTCAAGGTCGTGCGTGACCTCTTCACCGAGGACTTCACCAAGCTGGAGATCCAGGGCAACCGGTCCTGGGAGACGATCAACGGCTACGTCAGCCACGTCGCGCCGGAGCTCACCGAGCGCCTCAAGCGCTACACCGGCACCGGCAGCGCGTTCGCCGACCACCGGATCGACGAGCAGATCACCAAGGCGCTCGACCGGAAGGTCTGGCTGCCCAGCGGCGGTTACCTGGTCATCGACCGCACCGAGGCGATGACGGTCATCGACGTCAACACCGGCAAGTTCACTGGTTCGGGTGGCAACCTCGAGGAGACGGTGACCCGCAACAACCTGGAGTCGGCGGAGGAGATCGTCCGCCAGCTCCGGCTGCGGGACATCGGCGGCATCATCGTCATCGACTTCATCGACATGGTGCTCGAGTCCAACCGCGAGCTGGTGCTGCGCCGCCTCACCGAGTGCCTCGGCCGCGACCGCACGCGCCACCAGGTCGCCGAGGTCACCTCGCTCGGCCTCGTGCAGATGACCCGCAAGAAGATCGGCACCGGCCTGCTGGAGGCGTTCTCGACGCCGTGCGAGCACTGCAAGGGCCGCGGCGTCGTCGTCTCGACCGAGCCGCAGCGCACCAGCGGCGCCGGGCAGAACCACGGCGGCAACGGCGGTGGCAACGGCGGCGGTGGCACCAGCGGCGGCGCGGAGAAGAGCTCCCGCCGGTCGCGGGGCCGCGGCAAGGGCGAGGAGGCCGCCAAGGAGCAGGCCGAAGCCGCCAAGAGCGAGGTCCACGCGGTCCCGCCGCCCGAGAAGCGCGAGTCGATCGCCTCCGCCGTGGCGGCGATGGCGAACGCCTCGAAGGCCGCCAAGGAGCACGACCACGGCGCGCTGAACGGCAACGGGCCCGCCCGCGAGGTCGCGGACGTCCCGGCGACCACGGAGGCCGACGAGACGCCGGTCACGGCCGAGCCGCCCGCCGAGCCCGCCGTGGAGGTCGCCGGCGCCCCGGTGACCACCGAGGCCGACGAGGTGCCGGTCCCGCAGGACGAGGAGCTCGAGGTCGAGCGATCCGCAGCCCCGGAACCGGCGGAGGAGCCGGTCACGGCGGCCTTGTCTCCGGAGGCCGTGTCTCCGGCGGCCGCGTCTTCGGAGGCCGCCGAGCCGGTCGCCGAGCCCGAGGTCAGCGTGCCCGAACCCGCCGTGCGCTCCGCCCGGCGCCGTCCGCGCCGGGCGGCGTCGCGGCCGGCGGGCCCGCCGGTGCACGCCTCCGACCAGAGCAAGTGA
- a CDS encoding S8 family peptidase, translated as MSLLARPLRAAVCTVLVLSGCVTAGPAAADTACAHGRALRYVVTFDRGTPEAGARSEIADACGATTVYYPQIAVAVATSGDPGFGGRIGLDRAFSAQAERLAAQRAADVKPQPARRTLPPTDPAEVPPVDLGGQQWDMRMIGAGEGQAGQRDVVVGVLDSGIDPDHPDLADALDPADSAGCLTGAPDRSPSAWAPTTSVHGTHVAGIIAAADDGRGVTGVAPGVRVASVKVIDDRGYADPEAAVCGLMWAAARHMRLTNSSYFVNPWSLSCIRGSDRGVVHEVLARAVEYSTSAGTLNVAAATNEAVDLTPSARSGSGGAGTGCEALPAGLRDVVAVSAVGADRVKAGYSSYGLGVIDVTAPGGETGECVLSTVPGGYAPLCGTSMAAPHVTGVLALLASGSEKAGPRQLRRTLEAQATPMPCPADYDLTGDGLQDAYCAGYEGYNGFYGHGMVRVPEPAAVPGGRPDQAR; from the coding sequence GTGTCCCTGCTGGCGCGGCCGCTGCGGGCGGCCGTGTGCACCGTCCTGGTGCTTTCGGGATGCGTCACCGCCGGTCCGGCGGCGGCCGACACCGCCTGCGCCCACGGCCGGGCCCTCCGCTACGTCGTCACCTTCGACCGCGGCACCCCCGAGGCCGGCGCCCGCTCCGAGATCGCGGACGCCTGCGGCGCCACCACCGTCTACTACCCGCAGATCGCCGTCGCCGTCGCCACCTCCGGCGACCCGGGGTTCGGCGGGCGGATCGGGCTCGACCGGGCGTTCAGCGCGCAGGCCGAGCGGCTGGCCGCGCAGCGCGCCGCCGACGTGAAGCCGCAGCCCGCGCGGCGGACGCTGCCCCCGACCGATCCGGCGGAGGTGCCGCCGGTGGACCTGGGCGGGCAGCAGTGGGACATGCGGATGATCGGCGCCGGCGAAGGCCAGGCCGGGCAACGTGACGTCGTCGTCGGCGTGCTCGACTCCGGGATCGACCCCGACCACCCGGACCTCGCCGACGCGCTGGACCCGGCCGACTCCGCCGGCTGCCTGACCGGCGCTCCCGACCGTTCGCCGTCGGCCTGGGCGCCGACGACGTCGGTGCACGGCACGCACGTGGCGGGCATCATCGCGGCGGCCGACGACGGGCGCGGGGTGACCGGTGTGGCGCCCGGGGTGCGAGTGGCGTCGGTGAAGGTGATCGACGACCGCGGCTACGCCGACCCGGAGGCCGCGGTGTGCGGCCTGATGTGGGCGGCCGCCCGGCACATGCGGCTGACGAACAGCAGCTACTTCGTCAACCCGTGGTCGCTGTCGTGCATCCGCGGCAGCGACCGCGGCGTGGTGCACGAGGTGCTGGCCCGCGCGGTCGAGTACAGCACGTCGGCGGGGACGTTGAACGTGGCGGCGGCGACCAACGAGGCCGTCGACCTGACGCCGTCGGCGCGTTCGGGATCCGGCGGGGCGGGCACCGGCTGCGAGGCCCTGCCGGCCGGGCTGCGGGACGTCGTCGCGGTGTCGGCCGTCGGCGCCGACCGGGTGAAGGCGGGGTACAGCTCGTACGGGCTCGGCGTGATCGACGTCACGGCGCCGGGTGGGGAGACCGGCGAGTGCGTGCTGTCGACGGTGCCGGGCGGCTACGCGCCGCTGTGCGGGACGTCGATGGCGGCACCGCACGTCACCGGGGTGCTGGCGCTGCTGGCGTCCGGCTCGGAGAAGGCCGGCCCGCGCCAGCTGCGGCGGACCCTGGAGGCGCAGGCGACGCCGATGCCGTGCCCGGCCGACTACGACCTGACCGGGGACGGGCTGCAGGACGCGTACTGCGCGGGGTACGAGGGGTACAACGGGTTCTACGGGCACGGGATGGTGCGTGTTCCGGAGCCGGCCGCCGTGCCGGGTGGGCGGCCCGACCAGGCCCGCTGA
- a CDS encoding ABC transporter permease → MTTVETRAGLFLRILPPALYAGRARTLVERSVMVYRGSWLIFLSGAVEPFLYLLAFQLGFGKLVTEVTGPGGHPMSYVAFVAPALLATSAMNGAVFESTYNLFFKLRYAKLYDAMLATPIGPLDVALGEIGWAITRGGIYAVAFLAIAAAMGLLASWWALLMVPAALLVGLAFSAIGMALVTFLRSTAQFDYIQLGLTPMFLFATTFFPLSVYPEPLQWVVRCLPLYHAIELMRGLATGLLSGSMLINLAYLVLLGAVGLWASTRRIAKLLLT, encoded by the coding sequence ATGACGACCGTCGAAACCCGCGCCGGACTGTTCCTGCGCATCCTCCCGCCCGCGCTGTACGCGGGCCGCGCCCGCACGCTCGTCGAGCGCTCGGTGATGGTGTACCGCGGCAGCTGGCTGATCTTCCTGTCCGGTGCGGTCGAGCCGTTCCTCTACCTGCTGGCGTTCCAGCTGGGGTTCGGCAAGCTGGTCACCGAGGTGACGGGCCCCGGCGGGCACCCGATGAGCTACGTCGCGTTCGTCGCGCCGGCCCTGCTGGCGACGTCGGCGATGAACGGCGCCGTCTTCGAATCGACGTACAACCTGTTCTTCAAGCTGCGCTACGCGAAGCTGTACGACGCGATGCTGGCGACCCCGATCGGCCCGCTGGACGTCGCACTGGGCGAGATCGGCTGGGCGATCACGCGCGGCGGCATCTACGCGGTGGCGTTCCTCGCGATCGCGGCGGCGATGGGCCTGCTGGCGTCGTGGTGGGCCCTGCTGATGGTCCCGGCGGCGCTGCTGGTGGGCCTGGCGTTCTCGGCGATCGGCATGGCACTGGTGACGTTCCTGCGGTCGACCGCCCAGTTCGACTACATCCAGCTGGGCCTGACCCCGATGTTCCTCTTCGCGACGACGTTCTTCCCGCTGTCGGTGTACCCGGAGCCGCTGCAGTGGGTGGTCCGCTGCCTTCCGCTCTACCACGCGATCGAGCTGATGCGCGGCCTCGCGACGGGCCTGCTGTCCGGCAGCATGCTGATCAACCTGGCGTACCTGGTCCTGCTCGGCGCGGTGGGCCTGTGGGCCTCGACCCGCCGCATCGCCAAGCTCCTCCTCACCTGA
- a CDS encoding ABC transporter permease: protein MATISTGRVVGKWHGAWLQVEGRWTWYRRHWVSTLYSTGLQPVLFLAAMGLGFGSQVQPGAATGGLSYLQYIAPALLAAGAAQQAVGESSYPVLSGFKWQKEYLAVTATPVSPGQVVGGHLIWSALRLTLAGAIYALVALFFGAWTGPGVLLVILAGTVTGLACATPMTALAAHTFDEGQRFGLIFRFVLIPMTLFSGTFFPISQLPGAIRWLAWLSPLWHGTQLARGVSIGGVGAGAMLGHLAVLAVLFAAGWALAHRAFYRRLVV from the coding sequence ATGGCGACGATCTCGACCGGCCGGGTGGTCGGCAAGTGGCACGGCGCCTGGCTGCAGGTCGAGGGGCGGTGGACCTGGTACCGCAGGCACTGGGTGTCCACTTTGTACTCGACCGGCCTGCAGCCGGTGCTGTTCCTCGCCGCGATGGGGCTCGGCTTCGGGTCGCAGGTGCAGCCCGGCGCGGCCACCGGCGGCCTGTCGTACCTGCAGTACATCGCGCCCGCGCTGCTGGCCGCCGGGGCCGCGCAGCAGGCCGTCGGCGAGTCGAGCTACCCCGTCCTCTCCGGGTTCAAGTGGCAGAAGGAGTACCTGGCGGTCACGGCCACGCCGGTGTCACCGGGGCAGGTGGTCGGCGGCCACCTGATCTGGTCGGCCCTGCGGCTGACGCTGGCCGGCGCGATCTACGCGCTCGTCGCGCTGTTCTTCGGCGCCTGGACCGGGCCGGGCGTGCTGCTGGTGATCCTGGCCGGCACCGTCACCGGGCTCGCCTGCGCCACGCCGATGACCGCGCTCGCCGCGCACACCTTCGACGAGGGCCAGCGCTTCGGGTTGATCTTCCGGTTCGTCCTGATCCCGATGACGTTGTTCTCCGGCACGTTCTTCCCGATCTCCCAGCTGCCGGGCGCCATCCGCTGGCTGGCCTGGCTTTCCCCGCTGTGGCACGGCACGCAGCTGGCCCGCGGCGTGAGCATCGGCGGCGTCGGCGCCGGGGCGATGCTCGGGCACCTCGCCGTGCTGGCGGTGTTGTTCGCGGCCGGGTGGGCGCTCGCGCACCGGGCCTTCTACCGGAGGCTGGTGGTCTGA
- a CDS encoding ABC transporter ATP-binding protein, with the protein MVRSVDDSEDREPALVQAKALVKRFDEFEAVRGIDVEVRRGEAFGFLGPNGAGKSSTMRMIACVSPRTDGDLRVLGLDPEVAGPRIRARLGVVPQQDNLDVELTVRENLLIYGRYFGLSRAAARRKADELLEFAQLTDRAGDKVDPLSGGMKRRLTIARSLVNDPELLLLDEPTTGLDPQARHLLWDRLFRLKAQGTTLIVTTHYMDEAEQLCDRLVVMDHGRIAAEGSPADLIRRYSTREVVELRFAPGEQVAAAQQVDGLAERVEVLPDRVLLYSDDGEETLERAHLRGVRPLSSLVRRSSLEDVFLRLTGRTLVD; encoded by the coding sequence ATGGTGCGAAGCGTGGACGATTCGGAGGACCGGGAACCGGCACTGGTGCAGGCCAAGGCACTGGTGAAGCGCTTCGACGAGTTCGAAGCCGTGCGCGGGATCGACGTCGAGGTGCGGCGCGGGGAGGCGTTCGGCTTCCTCGGCCCGAACGGCGCGGGCAAGTCGTCGACCATGCGGATGATCGCGTGCGTGTCGCCCCGCACCGACGGCGACCTGCGCGTGCTGGGGCTGGATCCGGAGGTGGCCGGGCCGCGGATCCGGGCGCGCCTGGGCGTGGTGCCGCAGCAGGACAACCTGGACGTCGAGCTGACGGTCCGGGAGAACCTGCTGATCTACGGCCGCTACTTCGGCCTGTCGCGCGCGGCGGCGCGGCGGAAGGCCGACGAGCTGCTGGAGTTCGCGCAGCTGACCGACCGGGCCGGCGACAAGGTCGACCCGCTGTCCGGCGGCATGAAGCGGCGGCTGACGATCGCCCGCTCGCTGGTCAACGACCCGGAGCTGCTGCTGCTCGACGAGCCGACGACGGGCCTCGACCCGCAGGCCCGCCACCTGCTGTGGGACAGGCTGTTCCGGCTCAAGGCCCAGGGCACGACGCTGATCGTCACCACGCACTACATGGACGAGGCCGAGCAGCTGTGCGACAGGCTGGTGGTCATGGACCACGGCCGGATCGCGGCGGAGGGCTCGCCGGCCGACCTGATCCGGCGGTATTCGACGCGCGAGGTCGTCGAGCTGCGGTTCGCGCCGGGGGAGCAGGTCGCGGCGGCCCAGCAGGTCGACGGCCTGGCCGAGCGTGTCGAGGTGCTGCCGGACCGCGTCCTGCTCTACAGCGACGACGGCGAGGAAACCCTGGAGCGCGCCCACCTGCGCGGGGTGCGGCCGCTGTCGAGCCTGGTCCGCCGCAGCTCGCTGGAGGACGTCTTCCTCCGGCTCACGGGCCGGACGCTGGTCGACTGA